One Periophthalmus magnuspinnatus isolate fPerMag1 chromosome 8, fPerMag1.2.pri, whole genome shotgun sequence genomic window carries:
- the LOC117375480 gene encoding probable transcription-associated protein 1, with protein MVSWRNKTLQFLCGNLSSTFDPSFNATWNLKEDSSCGMEFFGHVSFFDFMCLVATAFNKTIGVCSHEVVIKLYSKFGMITATTIPTTLPTTTSTTTLPTTEQPQTTAKLKTTTIKSTATRTCPPTVTASSTSPTTTTTRSLSSEGNVHRRSMVNDPTDKVVTDTVVYTILGLSFILNLLLAFSVAILCQRRYSHGASMNPWPVPISEEDVTTKQVQNSISQTQGKCSAEEWTSSQSHLHVSETMNCSGSESRVKVLNSNRNSACTRPGAQCMSEEDDW; from the exons ATGGTCTCATGGAGGAACAAGACCCTGCAGTTTCTGTGT ggaaatttgtcctctacatttgacccatccttcaatgccacatGG AATCTAAAAGAGGATTCAAGCTGTGGAATGGAGTTTTTTGGACATGTGTCCTTTTTCGACTTTATGTGCTTGGTCGCCACAGCATTTAACAAAACCATTGGTg tttgttcACATG AGGTTGTTATCAAGTTATATTCGAAATTTG GTATGATTACTGCAACAACAATACCAACAACATTACCAACAACCACATCAACAACAACCTTACCGACAACAGAACAACCgcaaacaacagcaaaactaAAAACGACAACAATCAAATCAACAGCTACCAGGACCTGTCCTCCCACTGTGACAGCATCGTCCACCAGCcccaccacaacaaccacaaggTCTCTATCATCTGAAGGAA ATGTCCATAGACGTAGTATGGTCAATGATCCAACAGACAAAG TGGTCACAGACACTGTTGTGTATACCATATTGGGGCTGTCTTTTATTCTGAATTTGCTGTTGGCATTTTCTGTTGCTATACTTTGTCAGAGAAGATACAGCCATGGCGCATCG ATGAATCCTTGGCCAGTCCCAATCAGTGAAGAGGACGTCACCACAAAACAGGTCCAGAACAGTATATCACAGACTCAAGGAAAATGTTCTGCTGAAGAGTGGACAAGTAGTCAAAGTCACCTGCATGTTTCTGAAACTATGAACTGCAGTGGATCAGAGTCAAGAGTAAAGGTGTTGAACTCTAATAGAAATTCAGCCTGTACCAGGCCAGGAGCGCAGTGTATGTCTGAAGAGGATGACTGGTAA